A genomic region of Drosophila kikkawai strain 14028-0561.14 chromosome X, DkikHiC1v2, whole genome shotgun sequence contains the following coding sequences:
- the LOC108071838 gene encoding AH receptor-interacting protein, with protein MQDQAKSEMKPIRKEILNPGNAYIELKPGTRVKFHFQTRRAGNSRIIDDSRKMGKPMELVLGKKFKLEVWEVIVQQMSLNEVAKFTVHKSLCAQYPFISKTLRDIGKKPEERRHCCGMTLQNEGIGYPDLDELLQNPAELEFIIELTSIELPEQYEKERWQMSDDEKMLATSTLRERGNNFYKARRFSEAETCYREAVGLVEQLMLKEKPHDDEWQELAAIKTPLLLNYAQCRLIAGDFYAVIEHCNEVLNLDPRNVKALFRRAKAHAGAWNPMQARRDFIDALALDATLKTTVAKELKLIEEQQHARNVQDRIHMQKLF; from the exons ATGCAGGACCAAGCCAAGTCCGAGATGAAGCCCATACGCAAGGAGATCCTTAATCCGGGCAATGCCTACATCGAGCTGAAGCCAGGCACCCGG GTGAAGTTCCACTTTCAGACCCGCAGGGCCGGGAACAGCCGCATCATTGACGACAGCCGCAAAATGGGCAAACCCATGGAGCTGGTCCTGGGCAAGAAGTTCAAGCTGGAGGTCTGGGAGGTGATTGTGCAGCAGATGTCGCTCAACGAGGTGGCCAAGTTCACCGTGCACAAGTCG CTCTGCGCCCAGTATCCGTTCATATCGAAGACACTGCGGGATATCGGCAAGAAGCCCGAGGAGCGGCGTCACTGCTGCGGCATGACCTTGCAGAACGAGGGCATCGGCTATCCCGAtctggacgagctgctgcAAAATCCTGCTGAGCTGGAGTTCATCATCGAGCTGACGTCCATCGAACTGCCCGAGCAGTACGAAAAGGAGCGCTGGCAGATGTCCGACGACGAGAAGATGCTGGCCACCAGTACGCTGCGCGAGCGTGGCAATAACTTTTACAAGGCCAGACGTTTCTCGGAGGCGGAGACCTGCTATCGCGAGGCCGTGGGTCTTGTCGAACAGCTGATGCTCAAGGAGAAGCCGCACGACGATGAGTGGCAGGAGCTGGCGGCCATTAAgacgccgctgctgctgaacTACGCGCAGTGTCGACTGATCGCCGGCGACTTCTATGCGGTGATCGAGCACTGTAACGAGGTGCTCAATCTGGATCCGCGCAATGTCAAGGCTTTATTCCGGCGGGCCAAGGCCCATGCTGGGGCCTGGAATCCGATGCAGGCGCGACGTGACTTTATTGATGCTTTGGCCCTGGACGCCACACTGAAGACGACTGTGGccaaggagctgaagctgattGAGGAGCAACAGCATGCTCGCAACGTCCAGGACCGCATCCACATGCAGAAGCTGTTCTAG
- the BORCS5 gene encoding BLOC-1-related complex subunit 5, which translates to MGAEHSQQRAEADGHEIFEGRNPPGADGLATDGSSMALAAAAATAAANKRRGVGHRQQQQQQHHQHQPHQMMPSGIGGGPASIVIASKQIIAEAASPGGSELSRPPSPPLSVCSDLPYVSYTDRPIGDSPKIRSKPAHMLQQSSASRAAARKSHPGGFTTTAKPKRPQSTASSHNIVIVRPGAIDAGEDVDTDLARLRNIPQFLPVLRESITSATYTRDAEILERLHSQHLINICTRMQTHLNLCASYVASEQNHLVERTKVVSNSITTLFAGFVDMQKTYASYAEQFAKIRSVSHQLSRCNSLLHENIASLEAINNFLDDEDRLEPFIWRTDDNKLRGEAEGATGGNSSRLWRL; encoded by the coding sequence ATGGGCGCCGAGCACTCccagcagcgggccgaggccGATGGCCACGAGATCTTCGAGGGACGCAATCCGCCCGGAGCGGATGGCCTTGCCACCGATGGCAGCTCCATGGCCCTGGCGGCCGCAGCTGCAACGGCCGCGGCCAACAAGCGCCGCGGAGTGGGCCACcgtcaacagcagcagcagcagcaccatcaaCATCAGCCACATCAGATGATGCCCAGCGGGATTGGCGGTGGTCCGGCTAGCATTGTGATAGCCAGCAAGCAGATCATCGCCGAGGCAGCCTCGCCTGGCGGCTCCGAGTTGAGCAGACCACCATCGCCGCCGCTAAGCGTTTGCTCCGACCTGCCGTACGTCTCCTACACGGACCGACCCATCGGCGACTCGCCCAAGATACGCAGCAAGCCGGCTCACATGCTTCAACAGAGCAGTGCCAGCCGGGCGGCCGCCCGCAAGTCGCATCCAGGCGGATTCACCACAACCGCCAAGCCGAAGCGGCCGCAGTCGACAGCCTCCAGTCACAACATAGTGATTGTGCGTCCGGGTGCCATCGATGCCGGCGAGGATGTGGACACGGACTTGGCCCGGCTGCGCAACATTCCGCAGTTCCTGCCCGTGCTGCGCGAGTCGATCACGTCGGCCACGTATACGCGCGATGCCGAGATCCTCGAGCGCCTGCACTCGCAGCACCTGATCAACATATGCACCCGCATGCAGACGCACCTGAATCTGTGCGCCAGCTATGTGGCCAGCGAGCAGAATCACTTGGTGGAGCGCACCAAGGTGGTGAGCAACTCAATAACGACTCTCTTTGCCGGCTTCGTTGACATGCAGAAGACCTACGCCTCCTATGCGGAGCAGTTTGCCAAGATCCGCAGCGTCTCCCATCAGCTGAGTCGCTGCAATTCGCTGCTGCACGAGAATATCGCCAGCCTGGAGGCCATCAATAATTTTCTGGATGACGAGGACCGCTTGGAGCCGTTTATCTGGCGCACCGATGACAACAAGCTGCGTGGCGAGGCGGAGGGGGCCACCGGTGGCAACAGCAGTCGCCTGTGGCGTCTGTAG